The Kaustia mangrovi genome has a segment encoding these proteins:
- a CDS encoding amino acid ABC transporter permease, protein MTGRDNAGVRPDGGPDAATPASLVDSVLEHPLAQRMLLFLFGVAVFTLIDLRGTGIGELLRPALGAPAESGLWGRFAMAVVLTTAIAFNIVVVNLLPRWSQVPVVWAELLFLFLAFFYSFDLSYEFIGRKIGFLITQGAFTTIYISLVSIAIASAIAMAAALAKMSNNAMAYGVATFYISFFRGLPLLMQIYLIYLGLPQLGFVVDPVPAGIAALSVCYGAYMAEIFRAGIQGVPPGQNEAARALGLKSGVTFRKIVLPQAMRLIVPPTGNQFIAMLKDSSLVSVVGVWELTFLARTQGRSEFKHLEMLITAALIYWVLSICFEMLQARLEAYYGRGERR, encoded by the coding sequence GTGACCGGTCGAGACAATGCAGGCGTGCGTCCGGACGGCGGTCCGGACGCCGCCACACCGGCGTCGCTGGTCGACAGCGTCCTGGAGCATCCGCTCGCCCAGCGGATGCTCCTTTTTCTTTTCGGCGTCGCCGTCTTCACCCTGATCGACCTTCGCGGCACCGGCATTGGCGAGCTTCTACGCCCGGCGCTCGGCGCGCCCGCCGAGAGCGGCCTGTGGGGGCGGTTCGCCATGGCCGTGGTGCTGACGACGGCCATCGCCTTCAACATCGTCGTGGTGAACCTGCTGCCCAGATGGTCGCAGGTGCCGGTGGTGTGGGCGGAGCTCCTGTTCCTGTTCCTCGCCTTCTTCTACTCGTTCGACCTGTCCTACGAGTTCATCGGCCGCAAGATCGGCTTCCTGATCACCCAGGGCGCCTTCACCACCATCTATATCTCGCTCGTTTCCATCGCGATCGCCTCGGCCATCGCCATGGCCGCGGCGCTTGCGAAGATGTCGAACAACGCCATGGCCTATGGCGTGGCGACCTTCTACATCTCCTTCTTCCGCGGCCTGCCGCTCCTGATGCAGATCTACCTGATCTATCTCGGCCTGCCACAGCTCGGCTTCGTGGTCGACCCCGTGCCCGCCGGCATCGCCGCCCTCTCGGTCTGCTACGGCGCCTATATGGCGGAGATCTTCCGTGCCGGTATCCAGGGGGTGCCGCCCGGCCAGAACGAGGCGGCGCGCGCGCTGGGCCTCAAATCCGGCGTCACCTTCCGCAAGATCGTGCTGCCCCAGGCGATGCGCCTCATCGTGCCGCCGACGGGAAACCAGTTCATCGCCATGCTGAAGGACTCCTCGCTCGTCTCCGTGGTCGGTGTGTGGGAGCTGACCTTCCTCGCGCGCACCCAGGGGCGCTCGGAGTTCAAGCATCTGGAGATGCTGATCACCGCGGCCCTCATCTACTGGGTCCTGTCCATCTGCTTCGAGATGCTGCAGGCACGGCTGGAGGCCTATTACGGGCGCGGCGAGCGACGATAG
- a CDS encoding transporter substrate-binding domain-containing protein has protein sequence MKAAHILAAGLAAAFISTAPATSFAGETLDRVMDTKTLTLSSDASYPPQSFLNDDNEMDGFDVDVAKEIAKRLGVELKIITPAWEVITAGNWNGRWDISVGSMTPTKARAEVLNFPAVYYYTPASFAVHTDSKVTSVDELNGKVIGVCGGCTYEAYLKKDLVIDAEGAPPFEYQVEPGEIRSYETDTNVFDDLRLGDGTRLDAALSALPTIQEAVKNGYPMKVVGDPVYYEPLAVATDKGDPEFDAKIAEIVKDMHKDGTLKALSEKWYGTDLTTVKQ, from the coding sequence ATGAAAGCTGCACACATCCTTGCCGCCGGTCTGGCGGCCGCCTTTATCTCGACCGCGCCGGCCACGTCCTTTGCCGGCGAAACGCTCGACCGGGTGATGGACACCAAGACACTCACCCTGTCGTCCGACGCGTCCTATCCGCCCCAGTCCTTCTTGAACGACGACAACGAGATGGACGGCTTCGACGTCGACGTCGCCAAGGAGATCGCCAAGCGCCTCGGCGTGGAGCTGAAGATCATCACGCCCGCCTGGGAGGTGATCACGGCAGGCAACTGGAACGGGCGCTGGGACATCTCGGTCGGCTCCATGACGCCGACCAAGGCGCGCGCGGAAGTGCTCAACTTTCCCGCCGTCTATTACTACACGCCGGCCTCCTTCGCCGTTCATACCGACTCCAAGGTGACCTCGGTCGACGAGCTCAACGGCAAGGTCATCGGCGTGTGCGGGGGCTGCACCTACGAGGCCTATCTGAAGAAGGACCTCGTGATCGACGCGGAGGGCGCACCGCCCTTCGAGTATCAGGTCGAGCCCGGCGAGATCCGCTCCTACGAGACCGACACCAATGTGTTCGACGATCTCAGGCTCGGCGACGGCACCCGGCTCGACGCCGCACTGTCGGCGCTTCCGACCATCCAGGAGGCCGTCAAGAACGGCTATCCCATGAAGGTCGTGGGCGATCCGGTCTATTACGAGCCGCTCGCCGTTGCGACCGACAAGGGCGATCCGGAATTCGACGCCAAGATCGCCGAAATCGTGAAGGACATGCACAAGGACGGCACCCTCAAGGCGCTGTCGGAGAAATGGTACGGCACGGATCTGACAACGGTTAAGCAGTGA
- a CDS encoding winged helix-turn-helix transcriptional regulator — protein MKDLVSRCPIEEVMQVLSGRWPTLLLYYLKDGTKRFSDLRRDNPSISHKMLALELRKLEDAGIVQRTEFDGYPLRVEYDLTPAGHGLVPLIDALGDWWMRTDAGCPRADTVNAESGLSRSRTTD, from the coding sequence ATGAAAGATCTTGTCTCCCGCTGCCCGATCGAAGAGGTGATGCAGGTTCTCAGCGGCCGCTGGCCGACCCTGCTCCTCTATTATCTGAAGGATGGCACCAAGCGGTTCAGCGACCTGCGCCGGGACAACCCGTCGATCTCGCACAAGATGCTGGCGCTGGAGCTCCGCAAGCTGGAGGATGCGGGCATCGTCCAGCGCACCGAGTTCGACGGCTATCCGCTTCGCGTCGAGTACGACCTGACCCCGGCGGGCCACGGGCTGGTGCCGCTCATCGATGCCCTGGGAGACTGGTGGATGCGGACCGATGCCGGTTGTCCCCGTGCGGACACCGTGAACGCGGAGTCCGGGCTTTCCCGGTCGAGAACGACCGATTGA